A genomic window from Jiangella alba includes:
- the rpmB gene encoding 50S ribosomal protein L28, with protein sequence MAATCDVCGKGPGFGNSISHSHRRTPRRWNPNIQTVRTVVGGTPKRLNVCTSCLKAGKVARR encoded by the coding sequence GTGGCTGCCACCTGCGATGTCTGCGGCAAGGGCCCGGGCTTCGGCAACTCGATCTCGCACTCGCACCGCCGGACCCCGCGTCGCTGGAACCCGAACATCCAGACCGTGCGGACGGTCGTCGGGGGCACCCCCAAGCGGCTGAACGTCTGCACCTCGTGCCTCAAGGCCGGCAAAGTCGCGCGCCGCTGA